One Suncus etruscus isolate mSunEtr1 chromosome 13, mSunEtr1.pri.cur, whole genome shotgun sequence genomic region harbors:
- the TMPRSS2 gene encoding transmembrane protease serine 2 has product MALNSDPPPGTGPFYENHGYQPEGPYPPPPVASAPHVYTVYPTPYYPTAVSHYMPQVPTQPPAPVIHAQPKSSLEAPHFSKTKKVLCVLLGLGAVLVAVALAAVLLWNFCECWDSSCSMRGMECGSSNICVSPSHWCDGVLHCPEGEDENRCVRLYGPNFILQVYSAQRKSWSPVCQEDWKESYGQAACQDMGYWNSFYSSQGVKDDSGATSFLKLNRSAGNVDLYKKLYHSDACEMKKVVSLRCIECGVTESSGRQARIVGGNVARLEDWPWQVSLKVQDTHVCGGSIITPEWIVTAAHCLEKPLNNPRYWRAFVGTQSQSFMLYGSGYRVAKAIPHPDYDSNTKNNDIALMKLQTPLPLSDQVRPVCLPNPGLQLDPTQPCWISGWGATSEKGKTSDLLHAAQVRLIEPRICNSRLVYNGLLTPAMICAGFLQGQVDSCQVSGAGSHGVAGLDP; this is encoded by the exons ATGGCACTGAACTCG GACCCACCCCCGGGCACTGGGCCTTTCTATGAGAACCATGGCTACCAACCAGAGGGCCCATACCCGCCACCACCCGTCGCCTCAGCTCCACACGTCTACACCGTGTATCCGACTCCGTACTACCCGACTGCAGTGTCCCATTACATGCCACAGGTTCCAACGCAACCCCCAGCACCCGTGATCCACGCGCAGCCCAAATCGTCCCTGGAAGCGCCGCATTTCTCAA AGACCAAGAAGGTGCTGTGTGTGCTGCTGGGCCTGGGTGCGGTGCTGGTGGCTGTGGCGCTGGCCGCAGTGCTGCTGTGGAACTTCTGTGAGTGTTGGGACag CAGCTGCTCTATGCGAGGGATGGAGTGTGGCTCCTCCAACATCTGCGTCAGCCCCTCCCATTGGTGCGATGGCGTCCTGCACTGTCCCGAGGGCGAGGATGAGAACCGTTGTG TCCGACTGTATGGACCCAACTTCATCTTGCAAGTGTACTCGGCCCAGAGGAAGTCTTGGTCTCCCGTGTGCCAGGAGGACTGGAAGGAGAGCTATGGGCAGGCTGCGTGCCAGGACATGGGCTACTG GAACAGCTTCTATTCCAGCCAAGGCGTCAAGGATGACAGCGGAGCCACGAGCTTCTTGAAATTGAACCGGAGCGCTGGCAATGTGGACCTATACAAGAAGCTCTACCACAG TGATGCCTGCGAGATGAAGAAGGTGGTCTCCTTGCGCTGCATAG AATGTGGTGTCACCGAGTCTTCAGGCCGCCAGGCCCGCATCGTGGGTGGCAACGTGGCCCGCCTGGAGGACTGGCCGTGGCAAGTGAGCCTGAAGGTGCAGGACACGCATGTGTGCGGCGGCTCCATCATCACCCCTGAGTGGATCGTCACGGCTGCCCATTGCTTGGAGAA GCCTCTGAACAATCCCCGCTACTGGAGGGCCTTTGTGGGGACCCAGAGCCAGTCCTTCATGCTGTACGGAAGCGGATACCGGGTGGCCAAGGCCATTCCGCATCCTGACTACGACTCCAACACCAAGAACAATGACATTGCGCTCATGAAGCTACAGACGCCCCTGCCTCTCAGCG ACCAAGTGAGACCCGTGTGCCTACCCAACCCGGGCCTGCAGCTGGACCCCACACAGCCCTGCTGGATCTCGGGCTGGGGTGCCACATCGGAGAAAG GGAAGACGTCAGACCTGCTCCACGCTGCCCAGGTGCGTCTCATTGAGCCAAGGATTTGCAACAGCCGTCTGGTCTATAATGGTTTGCTCACACCAGCCATGATCTGTGCTGGCTTCCTGCAGGGCCAGGTGGATTCCTGCCAGGTGAGTGGAGCGGGGTCCCATGGGGTGGCGGGCTTGGACCCC